The following proteins come from a genomic window of Lolium rigidum isolate FL_2022 chromosome 5, APGP_CSIRO_Lrig_0.1, whole genome shotgun sequence:
- the LOC124655690 gene encoding uncharacterized protein LOC124655690 has translation MASYDSRSLDELGIDRLDVGVGCRWRLTVERLEEHPLVLQGDDHMRHPLHHLPYALLLGPVELVLTVVGVCLLRLERDPRFKLRSVRIIQIAGAGEKAAPGWRLNELSKEFFMTHFEHGHCMTQPIQQPTSLQVTTYVLYKPQPKPRRGLLHIRPKKAPPCSSSSNSARSSPPYQAISTMVDRRCRTFTVAATLCLVFFAHGAMARPVASTATIATAPATAMEMPMDVPDAAAASPEGSSATWERGDEALGAGKWLPLPALTGGLRFPGVFPLPAAGGGIASMPWIGGAPPALAVPAGGIPALVPPYVGATRQEQVSVWASLFNPFQVKVPSSTSVQVHSEPGSRVPAVAGAGMERTTAVDQPAGVGAQVGEPKWGVFLGTTTPNING, from the exons ATGGCTTCCTATGACTCCCGTAGCCTTGACGAGCTTGGCATTGACCGCCTCGATGTTGGCGTGGGTTGCCGATGGAGGCTAACGGTGGAGCGACTCGAGGAACACCCGCTCGTCCTCCAAGGCGATGACCACATGCGCCACCCCCTCCACCACCTCCCTTATGCCCTCCTGTTAGGCCCCGTAGAGCTCGTACTCACGGTCGTAGGTGTATGCCTGCTCCGCCTCGAACGCGACCCGCGCTTCAAGCTCCGCTCTGTTCGGATAATCCAGATAGCGGGTGCTGGCGAAAAAGCGGCTCCAGGTTGG CGTCTTAACGAACTTAGTAAAGAATTTTTTATGACGCATTTCGAGCACGGCCATTGCATGACCCAACCGATCCAGCAACCAACCTCTCTCCAGGTTACTAC ATACGTACTCTACAAACCCCAACCTAAACCTCGCCGTGGTCTCCTACATATACGTCCTAAGAAAGCTCCgccatgcagcagcagcagcaacagcgccAGGAGTTCACCGCCGTACCAAGCAATCTCGACGATGGTGGACCGCCGCTGCCGCACCTTCACCGTTGCTGCGACGCTCTGCCTCGTCTTCTTTGCGCACGGCGCCATGGCGCGGCCTGTAGCCAGCACGGCGACAATAgcgacggcgccggcgacggcgatggaGATGCCGATGGACGTGCCCGATGCAGCAGCGGCGTCTCCGGAGGGATCGTCCGCCACGTGGGAGCGCGGGGACGAGGCGCTCGGCGCCGGGAAGTGGCTGCCGCTGCCGGCGCTAACGGGCGGCCTGCGGTTCCCGGGGGTCTTCCCGCTCCCTGCGGCGGGCGGCGGGATCGCGTCGATGCCGTGGATcggcggcgcgccgccggcgcTGGCGGTCCCGGCCGGAGGAATCCCTGCGCTTGTGCCGCCGTACGTCGGCGCGACGCGGCAGGAGCAGGTCAGCGTGTGGGCGTCGCTGTTCAACCCGTTTCAGGTCAAGGTGCCGTCGTCGACGTCGGTGCAGGTGCACTCGGAGCCGGGCTCGAGGGTGCCCGCCGTCGCCGGGGCGGGGATGGAGAGGACGACAGCGGTGGACCAGCCGGCTGGCGTCGGCGCGCAGGTCGGCGAGCCCAAGTGGGGCGTCTTCCTGGGAACAACTACTCCGAATATCAACGGCTAG